The Gordonia iterans DNA window CGTCCCTGAAGCGGCCCCGGGACAGCTGACTCCGGTCGCGTCCCTGGCGTGAGGAAGGGAACGACGACCGATCAAGCCGGACTGGCGCCTCGATCGTGCCGACTGCGATTCACCCCCGACGACGGGCCCGGCCGCCCGTAGGGTCTTGCTCATGAATCAGACCCCCGTCACCCTCGCCAACGCGAAGAAGCCGCCGCCCAAGCGGTTGCTGCTGATCTCGGGCGTCGCGGTGCTGATCGCGGCGGCGATCCTCGGGCTGCTGGCGCGGGCCTGGGGGACACCGGTGCTGTATGCGGGCTACATCGCGCTGATGTTCCTCGCGCCAGCGGTGCGGACTCTGCGGGTTCGGCAGCTGCTGCTCGCTTCGCTGTGGACGATGCTGATCTGCGCGGTCAGCATCCTCATCGGCACCTACGGGCCCTGGGTGATGCTGGCGGTCATCGTGGCCACCGCGATGGTCCAGGGGCTCTTCGCGCTGAACGGCAAGGCCGGACTCAACCGCTCGCCCGCCAGCGTCGTGGGTTTCGCGGCGTTCGCCGACACCGGCTCCTTGGCCGAGGTGTGGCAGCCGCTGGTCGGCGTCGTGGTCGGCGCCGTCGTGGTGCTGGTGATCGCGGTCGCGGTGGACAGGAGCAGCGGTCCGGACGACCGGGAGCTGGACACCAAGCCCGCTCCACTGGTCGACCGCCTGTACTACGGCGGCGGTCTGGCGATCGGTTCAGCGGTGCTGACGGCGGTGTTCACCCTGTCTGACTGGACCGGCCTCTCGTACGCGCTGCTGATCTTCTGCCTGATCTACGCCTTCGACTCGGGCAAGGTGCTGCACAATTCGCTCGTGCGGGTGGTCGGCGCGGCGCTCGGCGTGGGCTCCTCGGTGCTGCTCGCGGCGATCCTCCCGCAGCCGGCGCTGGTCGTGGTGTTCGTCCTGTGTGCGGTGATCGCGCTCGCCTGCCTGCTCGACCACCATGAGTTCTGGTATGTGGTGTTCCTGGTCGCGACCGTCGTGCACATGGCCGAGATCACCGGTAAGGGCGCGGCGAGCTCCGGTCTCGAGCACATCCTGGGCGTGATCCTGGCCGCCGCAGTCGCGGTCCTGCTGCATTGGATCGCGACGCCGTTGCACGACCGCTGGCTCGGGCATTCGCGCATCCGGGCGTCGCGCTCAGACTCCTGATCGGTGGATCGTGCGGCGGCCGGGATCACGGCTTCGCTACACGTCCGGCGTCATGCCAGGTGCTCGTAGACGGCAGTTTCGAAGGTGAGGTACCCGTTGAGGGAACCGGGGTCGGCGAAGGGCAGGATCTGTGTGCCCCAGATGCCGGCGACGTCGGACTCCCGGTCGATCCAGTAGTAGAGATTGGCCAGCCCGGCCCAGGCCAGCGAACCCGCTGCGCGACCGGTGGGCGCCTGTTCGTCGTTCACCATGAACGTGTACGCCCACGACTTGCTCTGCCCGGGGAAGAATTCGGCGTCGTGCGAGAGTGACGGGGCAGAGGTCTTGAGCATGCCGCTCTTGAGCTCGCCGAGGCCGTTCACCGATGCGGCGGCCACCGTCTCCGGGTTCAGGACCCGGCCGAACTCACCGTCCCCGCCGCGCAACCACATGCGCAGGAAGCGGGTGTAATCGGGCATGGTCGAGTACAGGCCGTGGCCGCCCATCTGGATCTCCGGATCCTGCGGCAACACCATTCCGGTCGGCGTGAGACCGCCGTCGTCCCGACGCTGGTGGACCTCGACGCGGCGCGCCGCCATCGACGGACTCATGGTGAACGCGGTGTCGGTCATCCCCAGCGGTGCGAAGATCCGTTCGGCCATCACCTCGCCGAGGCGGGCGTGGCGCACGGCCTCGACCACCAGACCCGCCCAGTCGATGTTGGTGCCGTAGTTCCATCGGCTGCCCGGGTCGAAGAGCAGCGGGGTCATCAGCGACTTCTTCGTCGCCGC harbors:
- a CDS encoding FUSC family protein, translated to MNQTPVTLANAKKPPPKRLLLISGVAVLIAAAILGLLARAWGTPVLYAGYIALMFLAPAVRTLRVRQLLLASLWTMLICAVSILIGTYGPWVMLAVIVATAMVQGLFALNGKAGLNRSPASVVGFAAFADTGSLAEVWQPLVGVVVGAVVVLVIAVAVDRSSGPDDRELDTKPAPLVDRLYYGGGLAIGSAVLTAVFTLSDWTGLSYALLIFCLIYAFDSGKVLHNSLVRVVGAALGVGSSVLLAAILPQPALVVVFVLCAVIALACLLDHHEFWYVVFLVATVVHMAEITGKGAASSGLEHILGVILAAAVAVLLHWIATPLHDRWLGHSRIRASRSDS
- a CDS encoding serine hydrolase domain-containing protein; its protein translation is MPHLNDTLDAILQHAVTTEDPAERVPGVVATVTRGDGTLYEGACGLRSLDDDTPMTPDSVFCLFSTTKAVTGTAVLQCVEEGLLDLDAPAAEYVPEIGELQVIEGFGEDGRQLLRAPRTPITTRMLLLHTAGFGYMFFSDVYSRLTADTGQPDIIAATKKSLMTPLLFDPGSRWNYGTNIDWAGLVVEAVRHARLGEVMAERIFAPLGMTDTAFTMSPSMAARRVEVHQRRDDGGLTPTGMVLPQDPEIQMGGHGLYSTMPDYTRFLRMWLRGGDGEFGRVLNPETVAAASVNGLGELKSGMLKTSAPSLSHDAEFFPGQSKSWAYTFMVNDEQAPTGRAAGSLAWAGLANLYYWIDRESDVAGIWGTQILPFADPGSLNGYLTFETAVYEHLA